The Accipiter gentilis chromosome 8, bAccGen1.1, whole genome shotgun sequence genomic sequence AATTATTGAAAATACTGCAGTAGGATTAAAAACCTTATCTGTCTCATTTTTAAGGAGATAAGCACTGTGGATTAATTAAATTTGCACAAAGCAGATTATGTGTTCTATGAATTCAGTTTCTATCCTTTACTATTTTCTCCATAATGTATAAATATTGCTTGTCTCTTGCATAATGCTTATCTCATGCACTGTGAGTAAATGCAGATAGCTTGAGTTCACAGTTGATTGGTATTGTGATATTGTGTATGCTACTGCAGAGAGCCCCTAAGGAGCTGCATAGTGTTCTCTCCAAATTTTAACAGACAGCACTCCCAAGAAAAAGGAGGTTTTGTTCtgaatgtttctttgttttgaagtACGCAAGTATTCTGAGGATGCGGAACTGATGATGGAGTTCGGGTTATGGTTGAATATTAGCTTTGACAGTACAGTGTTATAAAAGAATGTGTTGAAGGCTTCTCTAAAATCAAATTAGTTTTGATTCAAAAGAGTTTGGGTGTCCTTTTTGTTAAAGATATTAGTAGCTAGGATATGATAGTTATAAAATTGTTTATGCCTATAGGTAGATGAAAATTTTATTCTACAATTGCATGCTGAGAGAAGGATGCAGTGACAGTCTTTCTAAGCATGATTTAGGGATGTAGTCAAATAACATTTCACTGCTGCTGTATAAAACAGGTTTATGATTTCTTTCTGGATTATAAAATCCTTCAGAAGCTTAGGAGCTGTCTTTAGAAACAagtgtgtggggttttgttttgttttgtttttttatttgaggTGTTTTAGTTTTAGGATGATCATGTCCTTATTGTAAATAATGTTTAGGCTGCTTTGCACTAGTGCTttcaatacaaaaaaatatgTAAGACCAAGGTGTGCCTTAGTTGTCCAAAGTGCATCTTGccagaaattgttttgttttcttttagattaAATTATAACTCTGAGCTAGCATACATTTTATATGTAAACAGACAGGCTGAAATGTTTGCATAAATTATCTGGTTTTAATTACAGCCAAAATGATTACACAATACTGGTGGACAGATTTTAATCTTCAGTTGAATTATGTCTGGGATAACTTAAATCAACTTTCATCTTAAAGACTTCTGGTGGTGCCTTATCTTCTAGAGGTTTAACCTATATAGAATTAGAAGGCTATAATAGAGGAGGAAACATGCCAAAATAAGACAGAtgatattgtgggtttttttcattcacaatGTGTCTTGTGTTTTCTTAGGCACAAGTTTATATGGATTTTGTCTTAATATATTGGTATGTATTAATGTGCAGAGTCATTGCTAGAAAAAGGATTAGATCCCTGGGGTGCCATTTTCAGCATACCTTTTGTGTGATTTTTACAGacctatataaaaattatttttagtatctTCAATAAGAATTCAGCAgaatttttatttgtgttatatatacaaaaaaatgtATCCATGTATAAATAGTATGTCACAACATAAGGCACTGAATGCTTAAATTTGTTAATACGTTTTTTGCAAAACCTTTTTCCAGTTGAAATATTagtacaaacaaaaatgaaaccttATCGATTCTGGGTCTGTACACTGTCTATAAATATCCTTTTTGTATTCTACAAGCGCAATTGATTTAAAGGCTTTATTGAAAAATGCTTCCCTTCCAGAGTAGACCCgtcaaaaaaaaaggggggaggggggcattcACTGCCTGAAAATTCCACATGACAATCACAGGGATAACTCTCATGACATTATGCTGCATGCAATCTAAAGAGGCACTATGATCTTACTGTGTACATTTAGATATTTTGGCTTTACCACTTTTGAAAACTGATGTAATTTGCTTTAATGTAATTAATCTCTTCTTTAAAtagtataaataaatattctatAAATTACAGTACATCCCTTAAAAGTCATTAGTACTCTAAATTTgaaggtctctttttttttgtaaattgtgTACACTTCCAAAGGTCTCAGTGCACTGCAAGCTTTAAGTGAGCTGAGCTTGGATAAACAAAAGTGTGTCTTACTATGGAAATGGGGAAACAGAACAGTTAAACAATGTGCTTATGGCCATGTGACCTCATTACAGATACCACATTTTTTGTTCTGAGCATAAAACCATGTATTTCCACTTAACATTTGCCATGTCACCAAAATTAGCCTTCCTAGAATAATTACAGGACCCAAAGAACTGCTTTCTGATTTCAGATGATGTTAATTGAGTAGGCTGGATTGTTTCTGACTCCCTTCTTTTCTGCTAAATAGTAAAGAAACCACTTGTTTCTTTTACAGCTGCATTTGACAAGGGTGATGACCGAAGACTTGGTAAAAAACCTGTATTCAGTAGTTCTCAGGTAAACATTTATAtccaaacattaaaaatactcagaagcttgcaaacaaaattattttcatcatgtgttttaaattaaatattaatttgtaGTATTACTTAATggaacttgcttttaaaaaaatttatttttttcatgaactgTTATTTCTGCAGAATCAGTAATGTCCATTACTGGAAACATCTTAGGACTCAGCCTATGGTCTGCTACATTTTCAAACAGATAATCTCAAATAAAAGACAGGAATTTGTGTTCAGAATCTCACATTCCCCTGTTGCTACGTAATGAAACTGATCTGTTTCCCAGTGCAAATGGTTTGCTACTGAGCTAATGATTCTCTGCTATTATCACAAGCCACCACAGCACTGAGTCTGTTACGCTCCCtgccctgaaaaaatattttttaagtgtcCTCGACAACTCTTCTGCAGAGACTCACACTCAAACCTACATTACTATTTGGTAGAAAAACAGTATGGGTTTGACATGATTTGATGGTCTTGGATATGCTGCAATGACACTGGTATCTCAAAGTTTCCATTTCATGCATTTAATTCTCGATGTTTCAGTATATGTCTTTACCTGAGAGAGAGAATAAATGTTGTCATTTATCTGGTGGGTACACTGGTGGTAATGGTTAAAAACATCACATGTATTATAAATtaatttggtgggttttgtttgtaatAATTCATATTCTTTATTCCTCTTTGGAAAATATGCACATATAACCCATCAGCAGACactaataatataaataaatattacagaGTAATTTGTCCATAGGAAAAGTGAAACTCTACTTAGATATTTCTATATCTTCCATATAGAGCAGTATTTCACATGAGATTTACTAGACATTTTAGTTATTTCTGGTACTTTTATATGTTTGAAAGCCAGCAGTCTgagctaaattttttttttattattattatttctatgcTGAATCTTGTTGGTTTGGATTCATGTACTACTTTAAAAGTAGCtgtgtttcagaaatgaaagattaTGGATAGTTTGTTAtaaatgtcttctgttttttgtttggttttcttttcactgatgcttttttttctagCTAAACAAATCTATTACCGACTCTGTTGTTATAAGGAATACTTCCTGGACAGAACACAGCAGGAAAGATTGCTGGGGAGATTCTTCCACTAATCAGGATAAAATGAAATCTGATGGATTAGGAGCATCTGGACATACGTCCAGCACCAATAGAAACACTGTTAATAAGGCTTCAAAGCATGAGGATGTTAAAGGGAaagatggcaaaaaaatggtttccAAGATTACTAAGGATTCAAAACCTGGGGAAAAGGCCTCTTCACCAAAGGCTAGAGCTGTtataaagacaaaaatagaaaataatggaaatgtGAAGGCTGAAAGCATGCTTACCAAGCAAGATATAGAAAAGACATCATCTGCAAGTGGACAAAAAAATTCCGGAAGTGGCAAAGGACTAAAGAACCATGAAGGAAAAATTGCAGGTGCCAGACCTAAAGTGCTCACAGTAACATCAAGCATGCAGATCAAAACAAAACCGTTGAAAAAAACTACAGGGAAGGAATCTCCCTCCTTAGTGACTGTTGCAGGAACTTCCAGCAAGTCAGCAAACTCAAACATAGATACCCAGACTGCCACTGAACAGGCAGAGGAAGTCAAAGAGGATAAACTGgtagaggaagggaaaaaacagactggtaattttttttaattctttttttcttttttctttttttttttttttttaacatttgtccCAGGCTGGTCATGCACTGAAAAACCAGCCtgggaagctttaaaaaaatctatagatGGATGAGAGTCACCTTATTCCCCTGTAAATGAATATTAACTTGAGATAAGAATATTACATTTCTCCTCTATTAACGGACTTAATTTTATTATCAACTGATAGCTATATAAAATAGTACAAGTTTTACAAGTTTAGCATCTATGTTGTTTTCAATAGCTCATCTTCATATATTATAATTTTTTCAGTTCTTATATGCAATGCATTTCCCCTTATAATTAACTTTGAATTTACTTTACAATAGTAAAAACAAAGCCATCTGTGAAGACACCAAATGGAgttgctaacaaaaaaaaaaagactgagctTGAGGCTAATGTCACAACAAGCAGGTATGTTACAAACCAATATGCTGTgttacatgtatgtatgtgtgtgtgtatatgtttgtGAAAAAAGCTTCAGGTGAACTGTTAAACTTACTGTTAAGTCAACATGTTCTTTTTAATCTGAGAATGGTTGTCTATTACATGTTATTAGCAAAACAATTTGAGTTAGATATTGGAAACATTGCTGTGAAGATAAAATTGGTTTGGCTTTTGTGTTTGATTGTTCcatgtgaataattttaaaattgttataGGTCATTCAGAATTCTGCATACTGGAACAGTTAATTATTACACAAGGTGGTGTAAACTTACTCTAAACTTTCTGGGATAGCTTAGATTAAATTGGACAGGAAGACAGCTGAAGCACTATGAAATTGTGAAATAGGTCATTTACAAAAatagatacatacatacagattttattttcagaaagtataCCTTTTAGGTTACATTTCCAATgtttatatatgtgtgcatatgaaaacacatatattgcttttttaaatgtaattaaacatTGCCAAATCTTAAGCTTGGAAATAATGGATATAGTAATTTCTTTGCAGTCTGACAAAAAAATCAACTGGAAAAGGGTGTAATGAACAAAATGTACAAGCTGttctaaagaaaaaagtgaatgtgAGTAGCAATTCTGCAGCACAGCAAAAGGCTCAAAACACACCTACCAATTCTCCCAAGAACCAAGGTAAAGTTTCCTACCGCAATGAAATGGTCTGCCATTGTTATGTAAATCTTtggttgttgggtgtttttttttctttttttcatggaagCATTTGGCAAAATCTACAGACCAATTCTGTCTGTTTCCCATATTTCACTTTTGGTGACAATCCTAAACTGTAAAATGCAAATGAATGTGTTtcaacttcaaaatatttaaaagatggtCTTCACTGCCAGTTGGTGTTTTCTTCGCCTTGTTTAATCTGCTTTGCAGAGTCTTTTATTCACTGATCCCCTGCACTTCTGCACTTGGAACCATGACTGAATTCAATAGAAATTCTGTAGGTCAAGCATTTATAATATGCATCAAAGATCTGGACTGCAGACTCCTTTATGAACTGTTAGCTCACACCTCCCTTTTTTTGGTGATCCCCCCTAGCAGTAGCGCTACTGATACTGACCTACCCCACAAAGGAACACTTGATTTCAACAGCTATTTATATCAAGTGTGAGAAATGACATTGTAGACCACAGACAGGAAACCCTGCTTTTATAAAGATACAAAGTGTTAAGGATGGAGCTCTCTTTAATCCCATTTGGACTTGGCAATTACTGgttggggaagaagaaaaaatattcaagttaGATTATCTTAAATGCATTATGGTACAGAAAACACAGGTCCTGTCAATTTGTGGTCATTAAAGATATGGCAGTATTTTCTGACTGAGCAGGGACATTAATTCTGGTATTCTAATCCCATTATAactaatgtaattattttctgccTAGTTTCATTTCCTCTACAATATAAATTGAATATAGTACTCATCACTTCCTGTGCTAAGCTGCTGTGCAGTGCTTCTATGCACTACTAGATAGCTGCTGCTTTCTACTCCAGTGATGACTACTTCGGTTACAGGTTGAAGTAATTCCTTTACGTATAGTCTATGAAGTGCTTTAGTTTTAAAGATGGCAGGTAAATGCAAGATGGTATTTTTGTCTACTATTTAAGATCTCAATTCTTAATTCTTTAACAAGCCTTAAATCCCTAAGTTACATAAAAAGTTAAGTAACTTGCTTCTCAACATAAACAAACACTAACATAAATTTGGTGAATATACTTTGACTAGCATATACAACCTTTATagtcttttttttactgtttgtcaGGACCTCAGGGAGAATCACCAAATTCAGTGAAATCAGGAATGTCTCCAAaacataatgaagaaaaaaatgtgttgcaaCATCTTGTTCAGACAACACTCCCAGAAAAACATCCTTCAGCCAAGAAGAGGAGCATTAAGCAGTCACAAACACCTGTAGCAAAAGCCACCGCAAAAGTAACACCTAAAACTTTGGTTCCGTCAAAGCATGCTGAGATGATGAATAACAAAGACCCAAAACCAAAAATGGCTGGGCAATCTGTATTAAAATCTCAGTCCTCTGCCCAAAAATATTCAAGGAGTGAATCTCCTGTTGTCCAGAAGAATGTGCACACCTCTGAGCACAGAAATTCAGgacagaaacttgaaaaaaacatgGCTGATGCTGTGGCAGGTCAGCTTCATGACAGTAATGAATGCTATTCTGCAAAGCAAAGTGAATCTTTAAAATCTGGGATGGAAAGTAGCAGTGAAGATAAACTGCTGGCATCCTGTCAACCCAATAAACAAAAATTATCAGATCCTTCTGAAAACGTGGAATACAAAATACAATCCGAATCTTCTTCTCCACTAATTACAGAAGAAACTATTTCTAAACTGCATATttcactgcaaaatgaaatggaagcaaGACAAATCTGTGGAGATCAGACTGGAATTAAACAGATTAAAGATAGAGAGAAAGATGATAATGCAGCTGAATTTCACTGTCATGCACAGCCTTCCAGTGATGGATACTCAGACTTTTCCAAGGAAACGAATCAAAAGGCTACTGCTTCAGGAGAACTGGTGAAACATTCAAGAGCAACTGAAGTCTGTACTAAGcaaagtaataaattaaactcTGAAACAGACCTTAActacagtgaaaatgttttacCAAGCTTTTCCAGAATGATAACCAATAAAGAGGATGAGACATCTCCTCAGATTCATATGGAGGGATTTCTTAGAGCTGATGAGCTGCATGATACATCAGCCTTGACTGAATACAAATCAGTTACAGCAGATTTAGATGATGTTTCGGAATGTTCTACAgaacaaataacagaaaaatgttcaCCTAGTTACACAGAGCCTATAGATCCTACAGAAATGccagaaaaccaagaaaatgcagaaattccCTTTGTGGACCACTGGAGTACCGGTGCACTAGATCCAAAAGAGAGTCCCGAGTCAGATACTGGCAGTGCAACCACATCCTCTGATGATATAAAACCAAGATCAGAAGATTATGACGCTGGAGGCTCTCAGGATGATGAAGGATCCAATGAAAGAGGGATTTCTAAATGCAGCACTATGTTATGCCACGATTTTCTTGGAAGAAGCAGCAGTGACACAAGTACACCTGAGGAATTAAAAATTTATGACAGCAGCCTAAGAAtagaagtgaaaatgaaaaaagagggTTCTGATCTCTTCCGTGTTAATTCAACAAGTGATGATGAAATACCAAGAAAAAGACCTGAAATCTGGTCCCATCAAGAAAGTGCAAGGACCAATACTAGAGAAAGCAAAAGTTCTACTTTTGGTAATGCACAGTTTACTCAGGAAGCAGACCAAGTTTCTTCTTCTGCTGATGAAACAGAAGATGACAGATCTGAAGCAGAGAATGTTGCAGAAAACTTTCCTCCATCAAATGTTCCTACTCAACAGTTCCAAGGAATTGATAATTTAGCTTTTGAAGATGCAACAGAAAATGATACTGCAAGTCATGAGTTTTCTAAAACTAAAAATTTCAAACGTTCTGTTTTACTTTCAGTAGATGAATGCGAAGAACTGGGATCTGATGATAAAGTGGAAACTCACACTTCACATCAGCATTCAATAGATTCTCTTACTCCTTCAGAAGTATTTGACAGTGTTTCTCAAGAGCACCATGGAAAGACTTTTTATTCAAGATACTCAGTGGAAATTGAAGATGGATTCCTAGACTGCAAACAGCATAAGGATAGAGACAATAGATCGGATAAAACTGAAAGTTCTTTCCTACATCTTCATGGCACTGAAATCCCAGGGAAGGAGAATCAAGGTGCTTCAATGACTGAACAAAATTGCCCAGAGAAAGTATATTCAGCAGCTAGTCCATgtacaggagaaaaacaaaaagtaaatacgAAGAACGAGGTGGCTAGTGAATTTCACCAGTGCAATAAATACTTAGACAATGATGCAAAATCTCAAGAAAGACCATGTCATTTGGATCTTCATCAGAGAGAAACTAATTCTGATGTGCAAAAGAGCAGCTCTGCAAAACCTGTAGAAGCCAGTAAGAATCAGATACTGACTCAGGAAGGTCAAGTGAGAGACAGTCAACCAGCAACTACTGAATGCGCTAATACTGATTTACTTCCAGGTAATGTACAGAAATAGAAACATTCAGTCATTCAAAAACAAAGTAATAGGGAAAGCTTTGGCAATTTGTCTGGGATTGAATCCTGAACTGAAGTAATTTTGGCTGAAACtatattaaatttaaatatttttaagtatttcacttGGGTAGAGAATGCTTGTCCGTTTGAAATATCCGTCAATACCCTGCTGTTCAATGAGAAACTTCACTACAAGAAAAGAGATTTTACATAATGCTAAAAGAAAGATTGGATGCAGTTGTCTGTACTTCAGTTATTTTTGATCCAATCTAACATTGACAGCATCAGCTTTTGATGGAATCTTAGTATTTGTTTTGTCTGCTTGACAACATATAGTATGTCTGAATGGGATGTGCAATAACTAAAGTAATAACCTTAACTAAAGCGCACTGAACTGTTTACCTGAAACAGCTATATGCATTAttgttgtaatttatttatttatatattatacaCAAACTTGGATCCTTCTCCCACTGACTATAACTGAATATTTGCCATATACATCAGTGGGAGCAGGTTTGAACTCTGATTTAGAGCTGATATGTCTAAAATTCTAAATTTTACCAGTAAAAGCTTATTTCCTAAAACAGAGATTATACTTAGAACTAATGCTTATATACAGAGAAGTTCTAACTTGTTTCATGTAGTTGGATAACTACTTGTCtagttttgtgttttgtcttctttATACCAATAATTCAGTCTGTTTTATCCCATCAAAAATATGCAATAGTGTTGATTACAACTATTGTGTATTCAAGAGTAATGAAATGCTGATGATGATCTATGTTCAGCCAGACCACAGAACAAGAAGACATTAAAAGttgtactattttattttaagtttgctTGCCCTTGCCTGCAGCTGCCCTTGCATGTGCAATTTAGAAATAAGCCTGTGGAtaaacaattttgtttttaattctcttctaAGCTGGCATAGCTTAAGTCACCATTCAGTAATCATTCTCTATTAATTCCCTCCATGCACCTCCTGGTCTAAATTTAATTTATGTAGTAAATGAGAAATTTCATGTGCATTAAGTGTATATTTACATTGTCATTTTCTGTATCAGAAACTTAATTATGGAGGTTATTGTTAATTACCAGTGGTGATTGCTGCTTTAATTTATAAATCATACTTTGTTTTTTACATAGGAAATAAATGCCTCAAATTTTGTCAATTTTGTATAACCCTTCACCCCCTTTTTTTAACCTGGTTGGATTGTCCTTCCTGAATGAGTTAAATTTTGCTCTACACAGCCCTGAGGGGAGGATCATCTGCAATTTTTACATTGTACAGTATTGTGAATTATTTCAGGAGACATAGATGATTATGACACAATGGCACAAACCTGCATGTATGAGCATCGGCCTTCAAAAACCCTTTCTCCAATATATGAGATGGATGTTGGAGAAGCAATTGAGCAGAGGATGGATTCAGAAACAGCAGTTCTAGATGTGGATTTTGAAGATCAGCAGTTTGCAGAACAGGACTGGACTCTTCTCAGGCAATTGTTATCTGAGCAGGACTCAAATATAGGTTTCAAAAACTCTGTTCCTGAAGACCTTAACTTAGCACAATGTCTTATCAATCAGACACTGTTTCTGGCACGAGATGGTTCGAATCCTCAGGGTACATCACAAGTTGACACATTCAGTAGGTGGACTGAACTAATGTCTCCACTTGATGATTCTTCAGCAAGCATTACAGTGGCAAGCTTTTCATCTGAAGACTGTTCGTCCCCTCAAGGGGAATGGACAATTCTTGAACTGGAAACCCATCATTAAGGTGATCAACTGTTTGCAGCTGAACTCCAACCCACTCCCCAAATCTATTTTTGATGAGTTGTTTCCAAACAGTAATGAAATACTGCATCAGTCAAGAACAAGCAATTCTTGATACTGAGGTCAATCTTTCTGATATAATGAGGTAAATACGTTAATTTATAATCTAGATTTAATCACAAGTACAAGAATTTTTCAAGACTTACATGTATGTCTTTTCTAAAAATGAACTTTGAGCATGTATTTTCTAGAATTGTTAGAAAAATTAgatgacatgaaagaaaaatctcagtttcCAGTCTcccttttatcttcctttctgaCATTTAAATACTCTCATTGAGCAAGAATTTAAAGATGACTGCACCATTAGTAGAGCTAttcccctctcttctttccccatcTCTATATGGTGACTCCAttttacaacaataaagattcagAATGGTTGTGTTGAAAGGTGATGTGTGCCAACACTGCTTTAAATGATGGAAATACATACTTACATTCAAAGAAAAAGTTTCAATATGAATTTGCCTTGGACCTCATTAATATGAGCAGCTTGTTTCATCTGTTTCTTCCAGATTTGATTTTtgtatttggtttgttttgtttagaattttccaataaattttttaaattgtctttccTTTAAGTATAAGACTTCTGAGGGTCTGTGCTATAGGAAAAGCACTGTTTCTTTCTTGGAAATGCACatatttaagtaaatattttaa encodes the following:
- the BTBD8 gene encoding BTB/POZ domain-containing protein 8 isoform X2, with the translated sequence MARCGSGGGAAAAPKGPGPAAVVERQRLKQALAEQLRQDLGRLLTEGTRSDVTIRVGEAALRAHRAVLLARAPRLFAGLGRGRPPREVLRLDGVGPAEFRRFLRLVYSSDKNLKEAEELAMMKKVLEPKLIQENNIATLQNTQTNVNCLGDGKKTLVDQNTLSGAVQKEVACSSCIEDEIPEVVTDAESNKATAGNSKLETASVLGEDLMMLYKKCCCPDINICIEGKDFQAHRAILCARSSYFAAMLSGSWAESSQEHITLQGISHVEMSVILHFIYGAIMDFPDKVDVGRMLGIADMYGLDGLKEVAIYILKRDYCNFFQKPVPGKQQPVLECMAIAYSLGVENLYAACMKWVGKHFAKCLSERSFAGLPTELQNNCLVMLINSLNNKNAAFLLMESDRLINSLPQVKWTETAVALASRLQEECVTFIVANFLHVVQSEGFSILLQAQAMSSKPDLLELIFNAIEKSINNENSCLLLVAVDTLLDSTNVKEMGFTCKIQALRDKLWVFLVQSFYAVRHTESWKLMRPDHQHKIQAAAFDKGDDRRLGKKPVFSSSQLNKSITDSVVIRNTSWTEHSRKDCWGDSSTNQDKMKSDGLGASGHTSSTNRNTVNKASKHEDVKGKDGKKMVSKITKDSKPGEKASSPKARAVIKTKIENNGNVKAESMLTKQDIEKTSSASGQKNSGSGKGLKNHEGKIAGARPKVLTVTSSMQIKTKPLKKTTGKESPSLVTVAGTSSKSANSNIDTQTATEQAEEVKEDKLVEEGKKQTVKTKPSVKTPNGVANKKKKTELEANVTTSSLTKKSTGKGCNEQNVQAVLKKKVNVSSNSAAQQKAQNTPTNSPKNQGPQGESPNSVKSGMSPKHNEEKNVLQHLVQTTLPEKHPSAKKRSIKQSQTPVAKATAKVTPKTLVPSKHAEMMNNKDPKPKMAGQSVLKSQSSAQKYSRSESPVVQKNVHTSEHRNSGQKLEKNMADAVAGQLHDSNECYSAKQSESLKSGMESSSEDKLLASCQPNKQKLSDPSENVEYKIQSESSSPLITEETISKLHISLQNEMEARQICGDQTGIKQIKDREKDDNAAEFHCHAQPSSDGYSDFSKETNQKATASGELVKHSRATEVCTKQSNKLNSETDLNYSENVLPSFSRMITNKEDETSPQIHMEGFLRADELHDTSALTEYKSVTADLDDVSECSTEQITEKCSPSYTEPIDPTEMPENQENAEIPFVDHWSTGALDPKESPESDTGSATTSSDDIKPRSEDYDAGGSQDDEGSNERGISKCSTMLCHDFLGRSSSDTSTPEELKIYDSSLRIEVKMKKEGSDLFRVNSTSDDEIPRKRPEIWSHQESARTNTRESKSSTFGNAQFTQEADQVSSSADETEDDRSEAENVAENFPPSNVPTQQFQGIDNLAFEDATENDTASHEFSKTKNFKRSVLLSVDECEELGSDDKVETHTSHQHSIDSLTPSEVFDSVSQEHHGKTFYSRYSVEIEDGFLDCKQHKDRDNRSDKTESSFLHLHGTEIPGKENQGASMTEQNCPEKVYSAASPCTGEKQKVNTKNEVASEFHQCNKYLDNDAKSQERPCHLDLHQRETNSDVQKSSSAKPVEASKNQILTQEGQVRDSQPATTECANTDLLPGNKCLKFCQFCITLHPLFLTWLDCPS
- the BTBD8 gene encoding BTB/POZ domain-containing protein 8 isoform X1; amino-acid sequence: MARCGSGGGAAAAPKGPGPAAVVERQRLKQALAEQLRQDLGRLLTEGTRSDVTIRVGEAALRAHRAVLLARAPRLFAGLGRGRPPREVLRLDGVGPAEFRRFLRLVYSSDKNLKEAEELAMMKKVLEPKLIQENNIATLQNTQTNVNCLGDGKKTLVDQNTLSGAVQKEVACSSCIEDEIPEVVTDAESNKATAGNSKLETASVLGEDLMMLYKKCCCPDINICIEGKDFQAHRAILCARSSYFAAMLSGSWAESSQEHITLQGISHVEMSVILHFIYGAIMDFPDKVDVGRMLGIADMYGLDGLKEVAIYILKRDYCNFFQKPVPGKQQPVLECMAIAYSLGVENLYAACMKWVGKHFAKCLSERSFAGLPTELQNNCLVMLINSLNNKNAAFLLMESDRLINSLPQVKWTETAVALASRLQEECVTFIVANFLHVVQSEGFSILLQAQAMSSKPDLLELIFNAIEKSINNENSCLLLVAVDTLLDSTNVKEMGFTCKIQALRDKLWVFLVQSFYAVRHTESWKLMRPDHQHKIQAAAFDKGDDRRLGKKPVFSSSQLNKSITDSVVIRNTSWTEHSRKDCWGDSSTNQDKMKSDGLGASGHTSSTNRNTVNKASKHEDVKGKDGKKMVSKITKDSKPGEKASSPKARAVIKTKIENNGNVKAESMLTKQDIEKTSSASGQKNSGSGKGLKNHEGKIAGARPKVLTVTSSMQIKTKPLKKTTGKESPSLVTVAGTSSKSANSNIDTQTATEQAEEVKEDKLVEEGKKQTVKTKPSVKTPNGVANKKKKTELEANVTTSSLTKKSTGKGCNEQNVQAVLKKKVNVSSNSAAQQKAQNTPTNSPKNQGPQGESPNSVKSGMSPKHNEEKNVLQHLVQTTLPEKHPSAKKRSIKQSQTPVAKATAKVTPKTLVPSKHAEMMNNKDPKPKMAGQSVLKSQSSAQKYSRSESPVVQKNVHTSEHRNSGQKLEKNMADAVAGQLHDSNECYSAKQSESLKSGMESSSEDKLLASCQPNKQKLSDPSENVEYKIQSESSSPLITEETISKLHISLQNEMEARQICGDQTGIKQIKDREKDDNAAEFHCHAQPSSDGYSDFSKETNQKATASGELVKHSRATEVCTKQSNKLNSETDLNYSENVLPSFSRMITNKEDETSPQIHMEGFLRADELHDTSALTEYKSVTADLDDVSECSTEQITEKCSPSYTEPIDPTEMPENQENAEIPFVDHWSTGALDPKESPESDTGSATTSSDDIKPRSEDYDAGGSQDDEGSNERGISKCSTMLCHDFLGRSSSDTSTPEELKIYDSSLRIEVKMKKEGSDLFRVNSTSDDEIPRKRPEIWSHQESARTNTRESKSSTFGNAQFTQEADQVSSSADETEDDRSEAENVAENFPPSNVPTQQFQGIDNLAFEDATENDTASHEFSKTKNFKRSVLLSVDECEELGSDDKVETHTSHQHSIDSLTPSEVFDSVSQEHHGKTFYSRYSVEIEDGFLDCKQHKDRDNRSDKTESSFLHLHGTEIPGKENQGASMTEQNCPEKVYSAASPCTGEKQKVNTKNEVASEFHQCNKYLDNDAKSQERPCHLDLHQRETNSDVQKSSSAKPVEASKNQILTQEGQVRDSQPATTECANTDLLPGDIDDYDTMAQTCMYEHRPSKTLSPIYEMDVGEAIEQRMDSETAVLDVDFEDQQFAEQDWTLLRQLLSEQDSNIGFKNSVPEDLNLAQCLINQTLFLARDGSNPQGTSQVDTFSRWTELMSPLDDSSASITVASFSSEDCSSPQGEWTILELETHH